The genomic DNA GACTTGTTCTTGTGAACATCGGCTAGGATGAGTGACACAGTGCCCAACATTCCAAGGATAACACCGGCATAGTGCAGAATACGGTAGCGTACGCCCAAGAAAATGAGCGAGAGCACAACGACGCTCACGACAGCCAAACCATCGATCAACTACGAGAGCATGAAGTATGTCAGTATAGAGCGAAAACTCTCAGAAACCACAGTCTATAAATGCCACCAACTAGCGATAATTTTTCTATCCAGTGCACCTCTTTTAGTGGTCAATAGTAGCTCCACTATTTCGAGGTTCTAACATCTATTTGTCTACATACTACCTGGACGCTCGTTAGCGACGTGAAATGATATGACTTGATGACCAAGTAGTTcgcctcgacgtcgacgatcgccaCGAAAAAGTAGACGATTCCACGCTTCCGCAGCACGTGAACGATTCCGTcccttttcgtcgattccgaatcgtcgtcgtgtcgaTAGGCGAGCGACGATCCAAAAACCAGGGCGACAAGAAGATAAACGAAGAAGGACTGGGTCGTCGGCGCGTAGAAGTCGAGTCGCTGCAGCGATTGACTCGTCGTGCCTATGGTCATGATGAGAAGGGAGAGAAATTGGCCCAGAGCGAGAACTTTCAGTACTCGTCTATCGTGCAGGGAAATcagttcgttttctcgtcgctttttcgtctttctcacCTCCAATCCGTTCGGACTTTGCACGAGGCGCGATCGCAGTGAAGATCGCAGCGACCGTTCGATTtgttctcgtcctcgtcaatTAGCCGTCTTTCTGAAGTCTCCTGATTAAGGTCTCGTAGCTCGATAGCTGAAGTCGAACCAGCATTGACGATATCCATCTTCCGTTCGACACCAGTCTAACGCGAGCGATCGAGAAAGTATTCAatcaatatatatatatatatatcccCTCCCCTGTGAATTACGTGCGtatgaaaaaaagaaaagactcGACAGAACTCTACTCTCCCTTTACTTGACGTAAGAGCAACTTACACTACAAACAACTAGACCCAACGAAATCAAATAATAGAGAACTGAATGCAAAAATTCGCAATGGATCATTTACAACAACCGCCATCCTtgccaccgccgccggcgccggcAGCCCCAGCCAAACCACCCTCAGCTCCAACACCTGCAGAAGAACCAATAGGCACAGTAGCAATTCTCCTCGCAGAAGCCCTTTTGACGCCATCCCACCCATCCTTGACACGAATTTCACCGGATTTCAACTGCCTATGTATCTCCCGCGTGACCATAAAGAAAGCCTCCTCGACGTTCGCCGCCTCCTTGGCCGACGTCTCGATAAAAGGCAAGCGAAGACGCTCGGCGAGCGCCTGACCCTCGTCTGTCGTGACGCGTCGTTCGCGCGTCCGATCGGTCTTGTGACCGACGAGCACGAAGACGATTCGATTCGGTTCGGCGCAgcgcgtcgcttcgtcgagccAGTCCTTTACCTCTTCGAACGACTTGCGATTCGTGACGTCGTAGACGAGTAGGCCGCCGGCGGCGTTGCGATAATAGGATCGCGTGATTGCGCGAAATCGCTCCTGGCCCGCCGTGTC from Oscarella lobularis chromosome 11, ooOscLobu1.1, whole genome shotgun sequence includes the following:
- the LOC136193423 gene encoding solute carrier family 35 member F1-like isoform X1, producing the protein MDIVNAGSTSAIELRDLNQETSERRLIDEDENKSNGRCDLHCDRASCKVRTDWRRVLKVLALGQFLSLLIMTIGTTSQSLQRLDFYAPTTQSFFVYLLVALVFGSSLAYRHDDDSESTKRDGIVHVLRKRGIVYFFVAIVDVEANYLVIKSYHFTSLTSVQLIDGLAVVSVVVLSLIFLGVRYRILHYAGVILGMLGTVSLILADVHKNKSNSQELNAALGDGLAASGAIMYGISNVAQEYLVKKHGEMEFRAMIGIFGAFVSGTQACILERDSLLFIDWARDAAKIGGFLFGFTASGFLFYVCTPILMRMSSALLFVLSLLTADLFSIIIGIFVFDFKFSAIYFLSVGLIVAGLIVYSWKDPPVSKGKKKAEQEESEKLKN
- the LOC136193423 gene encoding solute carrier family 35 member F1-like isoform X2 → MDIVNAERRLIDEDENKSNGRCDLHCDRASCKVRTDWRRVLKVLALGQFLSLLIMTIGTTSQSLQRLDFYAPTTQSFFVYLLVALVFGSSLAYRHDDDSESTKRDGIVHVLRKRGIVYFFVAIVDVEANYLVIKSYHFTSLTSVQLIDGLAVVSVVVLSLIFLGVRYRILHYAGVILGMLGTVSLILADVHKNKSNSQELNAALGDGLAASGAIMYGISNVAQEYLVKKHGEMEFRAMIGIFGAFVSGTQACILERDSLLFIDWARDAAKIGGFLFGFTASGFLFYVCTPILMRMSSALLFVLSLLTADLFSIIIGIFVFDFKFSAIYFLSVGLIVAGLIVYSWKDPPVSKGKKKAEQEESEKLKN
- the LOC136193435 gene encoding ras-related protein Rab-39A-like, which gives rise to MNDFEYQFRLILVGPTTVGKSSLLRSFTENRFLENCEPTVGVDFYARVVNVDDACIKLQLWDTAGQERFRAITRSYYRNAAGGLLVYDVTNRKSFEEVKDWLDEATRCAEPNRIVFVLVGHKTDRTRERRVTTDEGQALAERLRLPFIETSAKEAANVEEAFFMVTREIHRQLKSGEIRVKDGWDGVKRASARRIATVPIGSSAGVGAEGGLAGAAGAGGGGKDGGCCK